A region from the uncultured Macellibacteroides sp. genome encodes:
- the hutH gene encoding histidine ammonia-lyase encodes MTKIHRISTAHLSVDKLQDIIENGYKLELSDESKALILKCRNYLDNKLKNQEEPIYGVSTGFGCFCDISVNSEQLSVLQRNLVVSHACGTGDRVPNEIVKLMLFLKIQSLSYGYSGVQLETVQRLVDFYNNGVFPVVYQQGSLGASGDLAPLAHISLPILGLGEVNYKGRDVPAQVVNEKFGWEAITLQSKEGLALLNGTQFMAAYGCWCIMNAKRLSDAADVTAAISIDAYDGSIDPFHPAVHAIRPHKGQIETACRIRELLAGSEIISRKKVHVQDPYSFRCVPQVHGAAKDTLNYVENVFTTEINSATDNPMIVPDQDLIISAGNFHGEPLALALDFLAIGMAELGSISAQRIYRLIAGKRDLPVSLAGNPGLNSGFMIPQYTAASIVSQSKQLCTPASVDSIESSNGQEDHVSMGANAATKCYRVVENTERILAIELFTATQALDFRRPLRSSPILEMIAADYRMIVPFIENDCVMYTYMRDSVEFLRNEKF; translated from the coding sequence ATGACTAAGATACATAGAATAAGCACAGCGCATTTGTCGGTCGACAAGTTGCAGGATATTATAGAGAATGGGTATAAACTGGAACTATCAGACGAATCGAAAGCGCTGATTCTGAAGTGCCGCAATTATTTAGACAATAAGCTGAAAAATCAGGAAGAACCGATTTATGGTGTCTCTACAGGGTTTGGTTGCTTTTGCGATATCAGCGTTAACAGCGAACAGCTTTCTGTTCTTCAGCGTAACCTGGTGGTGTCGCATGCGTGTGGTACCGGCGACAGGGTGCCGAACGAGATTGTGAAGCTTATGCTTTTTCTTAAAATTCAGTCCCTTTCTTACGGGTATTCGGGTGTACAACTGGAGACTGTCCAACGTTTAGTGGATTTTTATAATAACGGTGTATTTCCGGTTGTTTATCAGCAGGGTTCATTGGGGGCTTCGGGCGACTTGGCTCCGCTTGCTCATATTTCGTTGCCGATACTGGGACTGGGAGAGGTTAATTATAAGGGACGGGATGTGCCTGCGCAGGTGGTGAACGAGAAGTTTGGCTGGGAGGCTATAACCTTGCAATCCAAAGAGGGATTGGCGTTGTTGAATGGTACGCAGTTTATGGCTGCTTATGGCTGCTGGTGCATCATGAATGCCAAAAGGTTATCTGATGCTGCTGATGTAACGGCTGCTATTTCGATTGATGCGTACGATGGCAGCATCGATCCTTTCCATCCTGCTGTTCACGCGATTCGTCCGCACAAAGGGCAGATTGAAACGGCTTGTCGTATCCGGGAACTGCTTGCCGGTAGCGAGATTATTTCGCGTAAGAAGGTGCATGTGCAGGATCCGTATTCGTTTCGTTGCGTGCCACAGGTTCACGGTGCGGCAAAAGATACACTTAACTATGTGGAGAATGTGTTTACCACAGAGATTAATTCGGCTACGGATAATCCGATGATTGTTCCCGACCAGGATTTGATTATCTCTGCAGGGAACTTCCATGGCGAGCCTTTGGCGCTTGCGTTGGACTTCCTTGCAATTGGTATGGCTGAGTTGGGTAGTATCTCTGCGCAGCGAATCTACCGGCTTATTGCCGGCAAACGGGATCTTCCTGTTTCGTTGGCGGGTAATCCGGGCTTGAATAGCGGATTTATGATTCCTCAATATACCGCGGCTTCCATTGTTAGTCAGAGTAAACAGTTGTGTACGCCGGCATCGGTCGATTCCATCGAATCGTCTAATGGGCAGGAGGACCATGTAAGCATGGGTGCCAATGCGGCTACGAAATGTTATAGGGTGGTGGAAAATACGGAACGTATCCTGGCCATAGAATTGTTTACGGCTACGCAGGCACTGGATTTTCGCCGACCGTTAAGGAGTTCGCCTATTTTGGAAATGATTGCTGCCGACTATCGTATGATTGTTCCTTTTATTGAGAACGATTGTGTGATGTATACTTATATGAGGGATAGTGTGGAGTTTCTGAGGAACGAAAAATTTTAA
- the hutI gene encoding imidazolonepropionase — protein sequence MRLLIKNCKELCQVEDSPRARVCGKEMAYLPCIKEAYLLIEDERIASFGPMAALSAADAKADDVIDAAGKMVMPAFCDSHTHIVYAGSREQEFIDKINGLSYEEIAQRGGGILNSAQRLHEASEDELYDEALVRVNEMIGMGTGAAEIKSGYGLNTEDELKMLRVIKRLRETTPLTIRVTFLGAHAVPAAYKGRQTAYVDLIVNEMIPAVAREGLAEFVDCFCDKGFFTCEETERILEAGANYGMHPKIHANELALSGGIQIGVKHNALSVDHLEFTGEAEIDVLKGSRTMPTLLPGAAFFLGMSYPPARKMIDSGLPVALASDYNPGSSPSGNMKFILSLATIVMKLTPEEAINAATINGAYAMGISDSHGSICVGKRANVIITKEIPSLYFLPYAYTSDLIDRVILGGKVVYRG from the coding sequence ATGAGACTGCTAATCAAAAACTGTAAGGAACTCTGCCAGGTGGAGGATAGTCCCCGTGCCAGGGTGTGCGGGAAGGAGATGGCTTATTTGCCTTGTATCAAAGAGGCTTACTTGTTGATTGAGGATGAACGCATTGCTTCGTTCGGACCGATGGCTGCGCTATCGGCTGCGGATGCGAAAGCGGACGACGTGATTGATGCGGCGGGAAAGATGGTGATGCCTGCCTTTTGTGATTCACACACACATATTGTCTATGCCGGCAGTCGTGAACAGGAGTTTATTGATAAGATAAACGGTCTTTCGTATGAGGAAATTGCTCAGCGCGGTGGAGGTATACTTAATTCCGCTCAGCGTTTGCATGAAGCATCGGAAGATGAACTCTATGACGAGGCGCTTGTCAGAGTCAATGAGATGATTGGTATGGGAACGGGTGCTGCCGAGATAAAGAGCGGTTATGGATTAAATACCGAAGATGAACTCAAAATGCTGCGTGTTATCAAACGGCTTCGTGAAACCACCCCTCTCACTATCCGGGTTACCTTTTTAGGTGCTCATGCCGTGCCTGCTGCTTATAAAGGCAGGCAGACTGCTTATGTGGATTTGATTGTGAATGAAATGATACCGGCGGTTGCCCGTGAAGGTCTGGCTGAATTTGTTGACTGCTTTTGTGATAAAGGGTTCTTTACGTGCGAAGAGACGGAACGTATCCTGGAGGCAGGAGCCAACTATGGCATGCATCCAAAGATACATGCCAATGAGCTGGCTCTTTCCGGGGGTATCCAGATTGGTGTGAAGCACAACGCCCTTTCTGTAGATCATCTTGAGTTTACAGGCGAGGCAGAGATTGACGTGTTAAAAGGCAGCAGAACAATGCCGACCTTATTACCCGGAGCTGCTTTTTTTCTGGGAATGAGCTATCCGCCTGCCCGAAAGATGATAGACAGCGGACTACCTGTTGCCCTTGCATCCGATTACAATCCGGGTTCGTCGCCATCGGGTAACATGAAGTTTATCCTGTCTTTGGCAACAATCGTCATGAAGTTAACCCCCGAAGAGGCAATCAATGCAGCCACCATCAATGGGGCTTATGCCATGGGCATTAGTGATAGTCATGGTTCTATCTGTGTCGGTAAACGTGCAAATGTGATTATCACGAAAGAAATTCCGTCGCTCTACTTTTTGCCCTATGCGTATACGTCCGACTTGATAGATCGGGTGATATTGGGAGGGAAGGTGGTTTATCGGGGATAG
- a CDS encoding DUF6259 domain-containing protein, which produces MKKIAPWIIGITCCLFSIQSLSAAVIAKKENGNIILKNNNVELIFSDGKDFIFQELRIDGFNILPADGSTTYPWQLIYKGPNGENPTLLPKWGDYKGGEILKDKEACTVAFTWQMVIDAGPTCPVSMSVTLRDESELPEWHIEVEMPEGWVITESEFPRIAVNRPDDAKAILSVGYGTEYNTTSEGLFQSRYPSCTGCMQLVLMHSKEGAVYFAAHDQGGSGKIFKMKSEGKRIVFSQNVTTSHAWTKDKKFSLPWATVMGFSKKGWQDAVERWYRPFTFRTEWGTKTIGERKIATWVKNADMWLRPMKANAETMEAVRQAMKYYGKGTGLHWYYWHHYPFDTKYPEYFPTQPDFAKMVKETQSLGGFVTPYINGRLWDCATESYKERNGKEASCRKPDGTLYTEVYSSKVLNTVTCPASSIWRGIQKEVVSRILSEVGTNGVYIDQIGAASSEPCYAGNHDHPLGGGDWWPNAYRTLIHEMRANMKDDKAITTEENAECYIDLFDMMLLVNTPHGNGIKMVPLFPLVYSDRCIYSGYTYIPGCITDGSLNFMTMRSLLWGSQLGWAEPGALMKENTAKEAKFLKDLAGFRHKQQDLFLGGRYLGEVAPQGDNPTREIPNYGTTPLVLAAEWLSLKGEHVYLVVNMDEKEHIITLPGDKQVKIAALSALRIKK; this is translated from the coding sequence ATGAAAAAAATCGCACCTTGGATAATTGGCATTACATGCTGTTTGTTTAGTATTCAATCCTTATCGGCAGCTGTTATTGCAAAGAAAGAGAATGGAAATATAATTCTAAAAAATAATAATGTAGAACTGATCTTTTCGGATGGAAAAGATTTTATATTCCAAGAGTTACGGATAGACGGATTTAATATACTCCCTGCCGATGGAAGCACTACGTATCCATGGCAACTGATCTATAAGGGGCCTAACGGAGAAAACCCCACTCTGCTTCCCAAATGGGGCGATTACAAGGGTGGCGAAATTCTTAAAGACAAAGAGGCTTGTACAGTGGCATTCACCTGGCAGATGGTGATCGATGCAGGCCCCACTTGCCCTGTCAGCATGTCTGTAACCTTAAGAGACGAATCGGAACTACCCGAATGGCATATCGAAGTGGAAATGCCAGAAGGCTGGGTTATTACAGAATCTGAATTTCCACGTATTGCAGTAAACCGTCCTGACGATGCCAAAGCCATTCTTTCTGTCGGATATGGAACGGAGTACAATACTACTTCCGAAGGATTGTTTCAGTCACGTTACCCCTCTTGTACGGGTTGCATGCAGTTGGTATTGATGCACAGCAAAGAAGGAGCCGTTTATTTTGCAGCACATGACCAGGGCGGATCCGGCAAGATATTCAAGATGAAAAGTGAAGGGAAAAGAATTGTATTCAGCCAGAACGTAACCACCTCCCATGCATGGACAAAAGACAAAAAGTTCAGTCTGCCATGGGCAACGGTTATGGGATTCAGCAAAAAAGGATGGCAGGATGCCGTTGAAAGATGGTACCGTCCATTTACATTCCGTACAGAATGGGGGACTAAAACCATCGGTGAAAGGAAAATTGCTACATGGGTAAAGAACGCCGATATGTGGCTGCGTCCGATGAAGGCTAATGCCGAAACCATGGAAGCAGTCCGCCAGGCAATGAAATATTATGGTAAAGGTACAGGCCTGCACTGGTATTACTGGCATCATTATCCTTTCGATACAAAATACCCGGAGTACTTCCCTACTCAACCCGATTTTGCTAAAATGGTAAAAGAAACTCAGTCGCTGGGCGGCTTTGTTACCCCCTATATCAACGGTCGTTTATGGGACTGTGCCACCGAATCCTATAAAGAACGCAATGGCAAAGAGGCATCCTGCCGCAAACCTGATGGAACATTATATACCGAAGTTTACAGCTCCAAAGTATTGAATACGGTAACGTGTCCGGCCTCTTCCATCTGGCGCGGCATTCAAAAAGAAGTTGTAAGCCGTATCTTATCCGAAGTCGGGACTAATGGCGTGTATATCGACCAGATTGGAGCGGCAAGCAGTGAACCTTGCTATGCTGGCAATCATGATCACCCCCTCGGAGGCGGTGACTGGTGGCCTAATGCCTATCGTACACTCATTCACGAAATGCGTGCAAATATGAAAGACGACAAGGCTATTACAACCGAAGAAAATGCAGAATGCTATATAGACCTATTCGATATGATGTTGCTGGTAAACACGCCACACGGCAACGGCATAAAAATGGTTCCGTTGTTCCCGCTGGTTTATTCAGACCGTTGCATTTACAGCGGATACACTTACATTCCTGGGTGCATAACAGACGGCTCATTGAATTTTATGACTATGCGCAGCCTGTTATGGGGATCCCAGCTAGGATGGGCAGAACCGGGTGCATTAATGAAAGAGAATACAGCAAAAGAAGCTAAATTTCTGAAAGACCTTGCCGGTTTCCGGCACAAACAACAAGATCTGTTCCTGGGAGGACGTTACCTTGGGGAGGTAGCTCCCCAAGGAGACAACCCCACGCGCGAAATTCCAAACTACGGAACTACCCCCCTTGTGCTGGCTGCAGAGTGGCTCAGCCTGAAAGGCGAACACGTCTATCTGGTTGTAAATATGGATGAAAAAGAACACATCATTACTCTGCCAGGCGACAAGCAGGTCAAAATAGCTGCATTAAGTGCATTAAGAATAAAGAAATAA
- a CDS encoding DUF6259 domain-containing protein codes for MKKLDCLLFLLLSFLLSGSLPFRVCASEETLLKKEEGKIVLDNGVMHLSFSDGNQFKVLEMSDKRTSWLPEGGMPGFLWQITLKGPNGINPLLDPSNGVYEGVEIKENDKERASLVFKWKMRLSKDIYYPVRVLVSLENNSKLSQWEIETDLPAGWIVSRVDFPRLYIKRPETSKIIMPEGWGVEYDLSSLDNYAAQYPSHSGVMQLMCMHNGLNTLYFATHDKGASIKTFRAKGAGPLAVLSSEIVTSEAWTPAQGGTFCLPWKTSVGLHPDGWEKAVVEWYRPFTFETVWGSKSFASRNLPKWVLNADMWLRPHFTTEVTRTSLKKALDFFGPEAACHWYRWHQIEYDVSYPEYFPPREEFLPMMREVQKRGSHVIPYTNGRLWDPASKSYQQLNGKDASCRKEDGTLYTEVYGSMVPNSVTCPSSEIWQRIILDLTDRVQTELGSNGVYIDQVGAGWGFPCWAKNHNHPLGGGSFWHASYRSLLEKVRKNLRPDNILITEENAECYMDLFDLMLMVNTPQGDNVKQVPLFPLVYSDRMMVNCFLYYPATEKVNSLTFRMKNVMGLLWGSQLGWIKPELIMAPEATKEAEFLREMVRFRRSQHDLIYGGRFIQEVIPGGDNPLLQVPNMGSSPAVRGAMWIGPKGNKALLMVNMDDKEHSIQLPDGKELRMKALECIRIKGEK; via the coding sequence ATGAAAAAATTGGATTGTTTGCTTTTTCTGCTTTTGTCTTTCCTACTGTCAGGAAGTTTGCCGTTCCGTGTCTGTGCGTCCGAAGAAACGTTACTAAAAAAAGAAGAGGGGAAGATCGTTCTGGATAACGGGGTTATGCATCTGTCTTTTTCGGATGGGAACCAATTTAAAGTGTTGGAAATGTCTGATAAGAGGACATCGTGGCTGCCGGAAGGTGGAATGCCAGGTTTTCTCTGGCAGATAACGCTGAAAGGACCCAATGGAATAAATCCTCTTTTAGATCCTTCCAACGGAGTTTATGAAGGGGTAGAGATTAAAGAAAATGATAAAGAAAGGGCATCTTTGGTTTTTAAATGGAAAATGCGTCTTTCCAAAGATATATATTATCCCGTTCGTGTTCTTGTCAGTCTGGAAAACAATTCAAAACTTTCCCAATGGGAGATCGAAACGGATCTGCCGGCAGGGTGGATTGTTTCCAGGGTTGATTTCCCCAGATTGTATATAAAAAGACCAGAAACTTCAAAGATTATTATGCCTGAAGGATGGGGCGTGGAATATGACCTGTCATCTTTAGATAATTATGCAGCCCAATATCCGTCTCATTCCGGAGTCATGCAGTTAATGTGTATGCATAACGGCCTGAACACATTGTATTTTGCCACACACGACAAGGGGGCTTCTATAAAAACGTTCAGGGCTAAAGGGGCAGGTCCATTAGCAGTGCTCTCTTCCGAAATTGTAACATCCGAAGCCTGGACACCGGCACAGGGTGGAACATTTTGTTTGCCGTGGAAAACCTCTGTCGGATTACATCCCGACGGTTGGGAAAAAGCTGTCGTGGAGTGGTACAGACCTTTCACCTTTGAAACAGTCTGGGGCAGTAAATCATTTGCATCACGTAATTTGCCCAAATGGGTATTGAATGCGGATATGTGGCTTCGTCCTCATTTTACTACAGAAGTTACCCGTACTTCATTGAAGAAAGCCCTTGACTTTTTTGGACCGGAAGCTGCTTGTCACTGGTATCGCTGGCATCAGATTGAATATGATGTGTCCTATCCCGAATACTTTCCACCTAGAGAAGAGTTTCTTCCAATGATGAGAGAAGTGCAGAAAAGAGGATCTCATGTTATTCCTTATACCAATGGTCGTCTTTGGGATCCGGCCAGCAAAAGCTATCAACAGTTAAACGGAAAGGACGCCTCCTGCCGCAAAGAAGACGGAACTCTCTATACGGAAGTATATGGCTCCATGGTTCCAAATTCCGTGACTTGCCCCTCTTCGGAGATCTGGCAACGGATTATCCTCGATCTGACAGACAGAGTTCAAACAGAATTGGGTAGTAACGGGGTATATATTGATCAGGTTGGAGCGGGCTGGGGATTCCCCTGTTGGGCAAAAAATCATAACCATCCTTTGGGTGGCGGTTCATTCTGGCATGCCTCCTACCGGTCGTTACTGGAAAAGGTCCGTAAAAACCTTCGTCCGGATAATATTCTGATTACGGAAGAAAACGCAGAGTGTTATATGGACTTGTTTGATCTGATGCTTATGGTAAATACGCCACAGGGAGACAACGTGAAGCAAGTTCCACTCTTTCCTCTGGTATATTCGGACCGGATGATGGTGAACTGTTTCCTTTACTATCCGGCTACCGAAAAGGTAAACAGTCTGACTTTCCGTATGAAAAATGTAATGGGATTGCTCTGGGGATCACAATTGGGCTGGATCAAACCGGAACTGATTATGGCTCCCGAAGCTACGAAAGAAGCTGAGTTTCTACGGGAAATGGTACGTTTCAGACGCTCGCAGCATGATCTGATTTATGGCGGACGTTTTATTCAGGAAGTGATACCTGGCGGCGATAATCCCCTGTTACAGGTTCCCAATATGGGATCTTCCCCTGCCGTAAGAGGAGCCATGTGGATTGGGCCAAAAGGAAATAAAGCCCTATTAATGGTAAATATGGATGATAAAGAACATTCTATTCAATTGCCTGACGGGAAAGAATTACGAATGAAAGCGCTTGAGTGTATTAGAATCAAAGGAGAAAAATGA
- a CDS encoding amidohydrolase family protein, producing the protein MKLTPEEAINAATMTITNAHGISDSHGSICVGKRANVIITKEIPSLYFLPYAYTSDLIDRVILGGKVM; encoded by the coding sequence ATGAAGTTAACCCCCGAAGAGGCAATCAATGCAGCCACCATGACTATCACTAATGCCCATGGCATTAGTGATAGTCATGGTTCTATCTGTGTCGGTAAACGTGCAAATGTGATTATCACGAAAGAAATTCCGTCGCTCTACTTTTTGCCCTATGCATATACGTCCGACTTGATAGATCGGGTGATTCTTGGCGGCAAAGTGATGTAA
- a CDS encoding GH92 family glycosyl hydrolase, with protein sequence MKKVLLTAFLLGALTSVFGKSADSKHTLWSIGKPDKSTAELALGPNNYKQFLANDFGFEDKYFLIGKSNPNESFPYVIPGPADEWGGTWSTAGWRTHETNLLFGIEKLPAKGIWKLIIEVADNAVKKPPLLKVSINDKAEKFQLAAGGNDSSIVGKLTGANHQTLVIPIQNSTIREGGNCITLSVLEGSWILFDNIRLEAPLGTTLVTPGQLFVRGVQPAGYEISNNNKKYQPLLVDVEHLEGSPVLSVQLDGKEIYSAKADTARYQFEAPMPAVTSPKTSQYLIYSNGKVMQKGKVKRSPQPAQSPAGYVDTRMGTAHSRWMIAPGPWMPFGMVKLSPDNQNDGWQAGYQPTFESVGCFSHIHEWTMGGLGMLPTNGKLQTVMGDEMHPDSGYRSRIDKSTEEAPLGYYKVKLTDYDILAELTATTHCGFQRYTFPKDRDSSRIVVDLHIPTEYDYLLQDMDIRKVSDTRIEGYSHQLSKNVWSHDADQEYTLHFVIEFDQPIQSMGGWIDDKLQVSDHIAAKNSKEGGVWLQFDTHQSGVVQARSGISLVSVANAALNLETEISKPFGWDFQSVRSNQLNVWNELLGRVNITTSNRLEKVRFYTNMYRALCSRNTWSDVNGEWISADEQVRRFTNPDDVALGCDAFWNTFWNLNQFWNLVTPEWSNRWVKSQLAMYDANGWLAKGPAGMEYIPVMVAEHEIPLIVGAYQMGIRDFNASKAFEAVKKMQTTPSQKVCGGYAGNRDLVPYLKHKYVPADLGRFSNTLEYSFDDWTVAQFAKSLGLEADYKTFADRGTWWLNAINPETGYAQLRNSDGSWVADFDPFHSGANEQYVEGNSWQLTYFVPQDVPALAKAIGKDRFIQRLQWGFEASEPWRYNAPNDQYWDYPVVQGNQQSMHFAFLFNWAGKPWLTQKWSRSIIERYYGTAQANAYLGDEDQGQMSAWLVMASLGLFQTDGGCRTHPIYEIASPLYEKAEINLGNQFGRGKSFIIEAKNTSRKNIYVQSASLNGKALHTFHFPAAELLKGGTLVLEMGPEPNTTWGVE encoded by the coding sequence ATGAAAAAAGTTCTTCTTACTGCCTTCTTACTTGGTGCGCTAACCAGCGTTTTTGGTAAATCTGCGGATAGCAAACATACACTATGGAGCATTGGCAAGCCTGATAAATCCACTGCCGAACTGGCATTAGGACCAAATAACTACAAACAATTCCTGGCAAACGATTTTGGTTTCGAAGATAAATACTTCCTCATCGGCAAAAGCAATCCCAACGAATCGTTCCCCTACGTGATTCCGGGACCGGCCGACGAATGGGGCGGTACCTGGTCGACTGCCGGATGGCGTACGCACGAAACGAACCTGCTGTTCGGGATCGAGAAACTTCCCGCTAAAGGGATATGGAAACTGATCATCGAAGTAGCAGACAATGCAGTAAAGAAGCCCCCGTTGTTGAAGGTAAGCATCAACGACAAGGCTGAAAAGTTTCAGCTGGCAGCCGGAGGAAACGACTCCTCCATTGTTGGCAAACTAACTGGGGCAAACCACCAGACACTAGTCATACCCATACAAAACAGTACAATCCGCGAAGGTGGCAATTGTATCACTCTTTCGGTATTGGAGGGATCGTGGATTTTATTCGATAACATTCGCCTCGAAGCTCCCCTGGGAACAACCCTGGTTACTCCCGGACAGCTCTTTGTCCGTGGCGTACAACCAGCAGGTTACGAGATAAGCAATAACAATAAAAAGTATCAGCCACTGTTGGTCGACGTAGAACATCTTGAAGGTTCACCGGTTCTTTCTGTGCAGCTGGATGGAAAGGAAATCTATTCCGCCAAAGCCGACACGGCCCGTTATCAGTTTGAAGCTCCCATGCCTGCGGTAACATCACCCAAAACCAGTCAGTATCTTATTTACAGTAATGGGAAGGTTATGCAAAAAGGGAAGGTAAAAAGATCTCCTCAGCCTGCACAATCACCGGCAGGCTATGTGGATACCCGCATGGGTACAGCCCATTCCCGATGGATGATTGCTCCGGGACCGTGGATGCCTTTCGGGATGGTAAAGCTTAGTCCGGATAACCAGAACGATGGTTGGCAGGCAGGCTATCAGCCCACTTTTGAAAGTGTAGGCTGCTTCAGCCATATTCACGAATGGACCATGGGAGGATTGGGAATGTTGCCTACCAACGGGAAACTGCAAACCGTGATGGGCGACGAGATGCATCCGGACTCCGGGTATCGTTCCCGTATTGACAAATCGACCGAGGAAGCTCCACTGGGCTATTATAAGGTAAAGCTTACAGACTACGATATACTGGCCGAACTAACGGCGACTACTCATTGTGGGTTTCAACGCTATACCTTTCCGAAAGACCGCGACAGTTCGCGCATAGTGGTAGACCTCCACATTCCCACCGAATACGATTACCTGCTTCAGGATATGGATATCCGCAAAGTAAGCGATACCCGCATCGAAGGATACAGTCACCAGCTATCCAAAAACGTATGGAGTCACGATGCCGATCAGGAATACACCCTCCATTTCGTTATCGAGTTTGATCAGCCCATCCAATCCATGGGAGGCTGGATAGACGACAAGCTTCAGGTATCCGATCACATAGCTGCAAAAAACAGCAAGGAGGGTGGCGTATGGCTGCAATTCGACACCCATCAATCGGGCGTTGTACAGGCCAGATCGGGCATATCCCTGGTTAGTGTTGCAAATGCGGCGCTGAACCTTGAAACGGAAATAAGCAAACCCTTTGGATGGGACTTTCAGTCTGTTCGGTCCAATCAGCTAAATGTATGGAACGAACTGCTTGGGCGTGTCAATATAACTACCTCCAACCGGTTGGAGAAAGTTCGTTTTTATACCAATATGTACCGCGCGCTTTGCAGTCGGAATACATGGAGTGATGTAAACGGCGAATGGATATCGGCCGACGAGCAGGTACGTCGTTTCACGAATCCGGATGATGTTGCTTTGGGTTGCGATGCCTTCTGGAATACATTCTGGAACCTCAACCAATTCTGGAATCTCGTTACGCCCGAATGGAGCAACCGCTGGGTAAAATCGCAGCTTGCCATGTACGATGCAAACGGATGGCTTGCCAAAGGTCCGGCGGGAATGGAATACATTCCGGTGATGGTTGCCGAACACGAAATACCCCTCATCGTAGGAGCCTATCAAATGGGTATCCGTGACTTCAATGCCTCAAAAGCCTTCGAAGCCGTTAAGAAAATGCAGACAACACCTAGTCAGAAGGTATGCGGAGGCTATGCAGGTAACCGCGACCTTGTCCCCTACCTCAAACATAAGTATGTACCTGCCGATCTGGGCCGTTTCTCCAATACGCTGGAATATTCGTTCGACGACTGGACAGTTGCTCAGTTCGCCAAATCGTTGGGTCTCGAAGCAGATTATAAAACATTTGCCGACCGGGGTACCTGGTGGCTCAATGCGATTAATCCTGAAACCGGCTATGCACAGTTACGAAACAGCGATGGCAGCTGGGTAGCTGACTTTGATCCGTTTCATTCCGGAGCCAACGAACAATACGTAGAAGGAAATTCCTGGCAGCTCACTTACTTCGTGCCACAAGATGTGCCTGCACTTGCCAAAGCCATTGGAAAAGACCGCTTCATTCAGCGTCTGCAATGGGGCTTCGAGGCCAGCGAACCCTGGAGGTACAATGCCCCTAACGACCAATACTGGGATTACCCGGTGGTACAAGGCAACCAGCAATCCATGCATTTTGCCTTCTTGTTTAACTGGGCAGGCAAACCCTGGCTCACCCAGAAATGGAGTCGCTCCATTATCGAGCGCTACTATGGAACCGCGCAAGCCAATGCCTATCTCGGAGATGAAGATCAAGGACAAATGAGCGCCTGGCTCGTTATGGCCTCCCTGGGATTGTTCCAGACCGACGGAGGTTGCCGCACCCATCCAATCTACGAAATAGCCAGTCCACTGTACGAAAAAGCAGAGATCAACCTGGGTAACCAATTCGGCAGAGGTAAAAGCTTCATCATCGAAGCCAAAAACACCTCCCGCAAAAACATATACGTACAAAGTGCCAGCCTAAACGGCAAAGCACTTCACACGTTCCATTTCCCGGCAGCGGAGCTACTTAAAGGCGGCACGCTCGTTCTCGAAATGGGTCCGGAGCCAAATACAACATGGGGAGTAGAATAG